ttccatttcaaagagctttgacgctcagcgtaaccttgtcacactgccactccaatatccaatcacagagcttgagggctaatcacggggtttgtaaagcaaggcggatgttgtagtcccaaacgatagctggggattctgggtagtgtagtgtcttcggaaactctgtcgtgtctaaactccgaaaaaacaatttgtttctccgaatcgaaggttaaaaacacaaaagcattgtacacaatttaaaccaatcaatattgtgtaattaacaaggataaactgatgttttttagtggatgagtaatggagatatcactgcgtaatcatttgacagtgtggggaatacttccggttttattatgaaaacttcgagaccggaaatactgttttcacccacgctaactttacatggaagttgccccatatacagtacacgttctcctggcgagacctcaaatcatgttcgtatatctatcaaactgtagatcctacacatccactggacgtggattataaaagtacaatatacacttctcgctagaaatctaataaaaaagcattttaatggccaaactattccacaatttaggattttccagagagggttatttgtgaataaacgaccctccggagcgtttgcaatcgacaggagcatgttgtttcttacacgaccactagaggcgctacactttaaaacgtgtctctgggtcgtatttagctgctgaacaatcgacctatatggtcgttttttgtaggaggacaggctgcccaggtcacacgtaacacaaacacttgcaggtcgcgcgcatagcgcgggaaggccgcagcggagatgttttatgtagaagagaagcaattcttttcttttcatctaaaaagcgaactattcagtcagacagcaattttttgtaaaagtaaagcatttatattttcaagcactttatctcaatttcaagcaccattcccaaaattcaagcactttcccaaccttgaaaacaccacgtaaAATtttaagcattttcaaggatttcaagcacccgtacgaaccctgaaaaTAGTGTACAGAAGTGAGCGCTATCATTTGGGTGGGTAAGTCTTAAGagcattaaaacaattaattgtgggcgactgtggctgcgagggagtgcggtcgtctttccaccagaaggttgtgggttcgatcccagcccgtgcagtcaacatgtcgatgtatccttgagcaagatacttaaccctgagttgctcccgatggcatggccaacggtgtgtgaatgtgtatgcatgttagtgcatgtcctaacatacactgctcagtatgaatgggtgaacgacatgtagtacgtaaagcgctttgaggggtcttaaagactggataaagcgctatataagtacagtccatttaccatttaccatttactttTGGCAGGAAAACAGAAGAGAAGGGCAAGTTTCTCTGGGGCTGTCCCCGTCTCTTATAAAGCCCCTTCCACATTCCCCTTAAGTTTAAAGTTCATGTGAAATGTTGCTCAGGCAGCATAGTGTGATCTCTGTTCTGAAAATGAATCTATAGGCGTTAGGACACGATGGTATTAGAAGTGCCTAATACTATTAGAGTAGTATTGACTATTCACACTTAAGGAAATGAACTGCATGTGAAATTAAGTCTGGATGAACACAATGATGATGAACCACTATCGTCTTCTGAGGATTAagattattttactattttaaaaTAACTTTATTTAAGATATCTTCTCTTAACTCTCTCAAATCTGAATGTCTTGTTGAAGCAAATTTGTTCTGATCTAAGAAAAACAGACGGAGATATTTCACAGTTAGTGGGCTGGTAGGCCATTTAGAAACACAAATGTGAGTAAAGTGAGGTTCCCATGAACATATCCCAGTGCCCGTTACTGTGAATGCActtttaatataaaatattaatGAAAGCAGTTCTACAAAATTATAAATGTTGGCTGTTGTCAATCAAATATGGTGTTGATAATCCTGTTTCTCTTTCCCAGGTGCCAAAATCTGCGTCACATTGATGATTTTTTGAAGAACTTTTTAAAATAGCTTGATAGACTCAACAGATTTCAGACAGTAAATTCCATCTCCAGAACTTTTTCAGAACTTCAAGAAACAAAACATCTATTTACTTATTCTCAACGCCATTCATGCAAAACATCATTCTAAACACAGGATAATAAAGCAACACACATTTGGCTCTGGGGGTAACCAGACCTCGAAACAAGAAGGAAGTTAGTTAGTGGTTAGTGCCTCCATCAGCGCTGCACCAAGCCGTGTGCACGGTGTTCACCACAGCTCTCTGACAGGATGTTCTGATCTCCAGGCAgtgtgtgggtggggggggAATTAAGCTTATGTTCTAAAGTTGTCCTGACAGTAAAAACACATGATAATGCAAATATACTAATGATGATGTTATATTTCGGGCAAGATAATATCAGATACGTTAAATAACCTGTAGCAATAGTACATATATCACAAGTCTGCGTCATGGCCGATGAGAGCATCTTATTTGAGAGGAAGTCTTTCACAGTTTTACTCGATTTTGAGATTAGCTAATCACTACTGAGGACTCGGTTTTTGTCTAATTTCCTTTTAATCAACTATGTTGTCAGGTACAAAGCCACTCACCATAATCTACATGTTCATTGCATGAGGACTTTAAAGATATATGTAATCTTTTTGGGCTGCTTCCTTTTAAAAAAAGGAACACAAATATTACACCAAAGACATAAAACATAAATATGACCTTGTCTTTCTCCTAAGCTTTGTTACTTTTGTTGCTAAATGtaaatcaaaaaagtcttccgtccaccaCACCACACGCAACAGGCACCAGAAActtgtccgttcacacgagaccgctcgaaagcgctggagacgctgtagtacatatgccaggcctgtaagtggtgctgtagtcatgccacaaaagcagcaaagTAGACTTCCCGAACATTGTTGcctttctgtttattctccgctgtggacgcTCTGGCTCTTGTTCTTCCTCTCCAAAGGCAagcgtgtgctcctgctgtaattctctcctgtagtccaccagcagatgaaaaccttccacctctccgcctcttccaagggacgaggggaccatgcagcagagtttccgtttgATTTTTTTCgctggtcaacatgtccgttaaagtacggacaaaattataaaagtgccggtcaaaggtcttctttgttatttattgagctttaaaacaaatgaataacgactctatataataatataagaataataaacggagtctctcttttcctccccctcgtctgacagcccagcagctctgAGCACcaggagacgtggggagagggaggcggggctatttcatcgttatcagaaaatgatcgtatataGAGGcttacacacggagccgtttgcccccccagagcgttccgtttgcagatctatccaccttgggacccgttatcgtttgcggggtccgtttcTATCGTTTTGTTATGGCTTTGTGTAAACGAAAGGGATATATGCAAGAAAAACTATGTGGATACAACCCGTATCGTCCTCGTGTAAACGGGGTTTTAGTGCCGATAAAAAGATTTCTTATTGCAACAGCAAACAGGGACATAGGGTGCAACAATTCCCCCATgcacaaataaaaatgattttCCAGCAGATTAAATGCCAATGGTTTTGAAAGGAGATGAACACATCCATTTGGCCATGTAGTGCAGTAAACACAGtctaacttaaaggggacctaccatgcaaaatgcactttgtgatgtcttttatacatacatatatgtcCCCGGTgcatcggggaactcacgcagcgtctgaaaataaaaccctctcttttcctccgtacccaaatcttttaaaaacaggggtacaacgagcggatacagattccatccaaactgacgtcaaatcggcagcggacccacagaatgttgccatcagaaacaatgcctgacgtgttttggacgtaatctcgtctttgtttatattagcaagcctcgctaacactcagagctaacctgtactgtgtactgtttaaaaagcaggaaacaaaaaaagaactcaccttgtgataaacctgcaagagaaaaagcatttgagctccatactatttcagaaataatccttgacgtggtttaaacaggatggtgTTTTATcaaagcagaatttaactttatctccggtagaattctgatcaggcattagctccgcctcctcttcttttctttttttcaagctaaggacccaaaatccacgtttctctaacagggctgcaaaagaggggtatgagcagtatgagggatggctaaaatgcatgatctgttttgtataggtatggccctacaacagtgtttcaaatatagcatgataggtccactttaactaGACATTTTTAGATCAATGAGTTTCAAATTGGATTTTGGTTAGACGCtttaaataaggtctgtggttaacataaGCCTGAGAGATTTTAACACATGTCTTGAAAACAACAAGTGGCTAAATGAGACTACAAAGCAATCAGGGCAAACATGAGGAAACTCATCGACTCAGGGTGTTAAAGTTGAAGCATTGCGACCATGATGAAATTCATTTAGACACtcaaattatatttttcctTTGGTGATTACATTTATGCTTGAAAATCATTAAAGTAGAATTCATTTGTTAAGATTGCAGGGAAAAGGTTTCATTTTCATAAACTTTTGTCTGCCACAGAGTTTATTTTTCCTTCAGTAATCCAAAAGCCAATGGAAAAGGGGAAACCAGTCCAATGCTAACTTCCAGGTTGGCATACAAACACATGTGATCCATGAAGCACTCCATAGGTACAAATCAACAGTAACAAGATGATACAAAAAGCAACATACCGTTTAGCAACATTCTGTCGCATATGCCAATGTGATAACATTTTGAAATTGGATCAATTCCATTTAAGTGCACAACCAGTGCatttaatatataataaatatataactTATCAAGCTGCATCTTTGTTATCTACCAGGATTACCTTGAGGGCCTTGGTGGCCACCGTGGCAGCATTCTGCATCATGCCGTCAGCGATGCCCAGTAAGTCAGTGTTCTGGAGGAACGGCGTCACAAGGGTCACATACTTGGCGCCACTCCAAGGCTTAAGCAGGGTCAGCGCCCAACGCTCTGTTTCCGCCCCGACATTATCCAGGATGAGGTCGAATCTTGAGgtaaaaaataagagaaaagGGTAAAGATACATGCAGTTGTTGGGCATAAGAAACAAAAGGAGAGTTTGGAGGTATGCAAGACAGGCGACAAGTTTGTCCGAAAATTGAAGAGCTCCCTCGctgctttatattttgtttACTGTAAATTGGTATTTCAACTTGtatattttaactttttttaatgccgttttatttctattttgagatctttacattttagaattgtttatttctaccaTTTACATTTCtacttatgtgcaatgccttgtcttttatgctgctgcaacgcaaacatttcccaaattgggatcaataatctAATTTTATGAGTCAACTGTAGCTAGAGGGGCAGGGTTGTCTTGGTAACAAGGGGCAAGTCATGGATACATTCATGCACCAACTCCCATTAAAAACCGACATAGTAGTTGTTCGTTTGGGATTTTTTACTTCTCCAGTTCACCGAGTGGTTTCTCAACAGGCCCGGAGGTGTAGTCAACGACATGGTCCGCCCCCAGGTCCCTCACAAACCGCTCTGCATTCTGGGAGCAGGTCACAGTCACATGGGCGCCCCAAGCCTTCAGCATCTGGACACAAACGATAGGATCAGATTTAGTTCCTTTATCTAACgttaaaaacaaatacatgtttAGGTTACTGTAGAGAGCAGAATGCTAGCCAGTGTTTGAGAGAGACTCTCAATGTTTCATTAATGAGATCAACGTCTGTGTAATGTGAGATAGAGTATTAGGTCGCCAAGCGAGGTGTGGGGCGCAGTCTGAAACCTGACAGGCCAGGCACACTTTTAATTCCACCCCTGTTTATTTTATGATCAGTGTCTATTTTTACGCTATTGTCACAGAGAATGGTTATATGGTTGTATTTAGTGCAGGCTGTTTTGAGCTTGAGGCACTTCAAAAATGCTACATAAGCAATTATTTGTGTAAGGTAAGATAAGACAGGACTTTATTTGATTACAAAGGAAAGAGATTGCTCAAGAAATACAACAATATAGGAATACAAAAAACAGTGTATGGGAAACAACATCAgtgcacaaataaaataacaataggAGTAAGATAAATTAAGTAAAATAAGTTGACCCAAGATTAACGTAATATTCATAAAAaaagtgtaaaaaaataaagtgtATAAAGAAGTAATATTAAAACCAGTGCCTAATAAAATGTCAAGtcaataaagtaaaaaaaaaattttgCATATGATTTTAAGTGTAATATCTCCCAGGATATGAGTCCACTTCACATCTCCGCTATCatcctcctccccctcttcctcctcttcctccgtaCCTGTATAGCAAATGTTCCCACTCCCCCGGATCCGCCAAGGATCAATATCCTGCGGGGAAGAGGAAAAGCAGACATTCAACAATGTTTACGCACTTTTGCTGCACAGTCTCCCTCATTAGGATTCATGTCAAACAGACTTCAGGGCTTCATCGTGTCAAGTTCGCAGCAATGAGCCGCTGCCGGAGAACAATGGCTCGTCCCCTGGAGGCTCGTTACGGAGCGAGGGAGCTTAGGAGGAGCGCTGAGAGGAATAATGATTCAGATCAAAGACAGAGAGCTTCTTTGGGGCGGACAGGGATTAACAGCGAGTGGACATTGTGAGTGTGTCTCCCTCACCGCTTCTTGGCACAGTTGTCCTTGCTGAGCCCCCCCGTGTTGACCAGTGCAGACCAGGACGTCGCTGCCACATAGGGAatggctgctgcctctctgtggctcagtaactttggtttgcgggatatctgaacacaacacacaagagttagggATTCACAAAATGTATCTGGCAGATAATGGGAAATCTATATTATCATGTATTATTCCgataattaaattaaatatagcCAGTAATATAAAGCCACAATGCTTTCATTGACGTGTGCAGAATCCCTAACAGTCCAATACTGTAGGGAGGGGTATGCACCTTCAAAGATGGTTTGCATTACACAAATATACGCTACAAGTTCAGCATATTTACGAGCAAACAGTGTGGATTGTTTTACAGTTTCAGAGGTAGCATGAGTTTAATCTACCATGTAAAGATGTACAATTATCTTATCGGTACTTCCAATGAGAAGCAGCTAATTATCGTTAATTGGCATCGGCTCAAAAAGAAAATTCATATTTTGCATCTCTAAATAATAAAAGCAGTAATAAAGGGTATCACCTTTCAGCAGTACACGTGCTGAGTCATTATGAAATAGCATCTGAAAGCCATCACCAACGCACAGTATTTACCAGATCAGCACATTTAAAAGGGGCCCTTTTATGCTTTTTGGAGTTTCCCCTTCCTGTATTGtgttataggttttagtgcatgtaaataccTCAAATATGGGTTAATCAATTTAAAAGGAAAAATCAACACATTTTTCGTATGAGGGTGTTGAAATTGTTGCTGGGCAACTGACACAAACCACAAAGAAAAGAGGAAACTCCTAACCCAGAACTGATACCCGAGGCATTGTGATCTCTCATGGAGATAGAGTTGCTGTCGCACCAACAACATTGATGAAGTATACCTCGTTGGCACTCAGCACCACAAACTCAGCCAGGCTGCCCTGCTTCCATGGAGGGATGGCTGCCCACACCTGAAGAAGACACACAGCGACATGACACCCATTCAATTGACATAAACAAATGTGCGTCTGCATTTCTATAGTTAGTTCTTCTTTGGTAAGATGAGTATCAAATTAAAAGTAGCACATGTCATACGTAGGTCACTCTGTGGTCACAAAAAGCAGAATATGACATCAAGAAGTGCTCAAACTACTCATAACCAGTTTACATTCACACAAACATCAAAAATAATTACAAATAATGTACAATCTATATCATAACcactaaataaatacacataattatacaaataagatgtttgaacaaaaaaaacctgttgaaaatataaataattaactaaagtttaaaaaaaatatgatgtGCAATTAATGTTTGGTttaattttatatatttatcttTTTGCCGATTTTTTCCTTTAACCATAGAGACATGGTAGAAAAGGTCGATATACAAATGGTCATTTTTTTTATGTAAAGTATTCCTTTAAAACATTTTGCTAAACAATTAATTAAGACATTTGAGTTTGATTCCAATTGACTTGTCAGCGGATTTATCAAAAAATGATTTAGTTTTAACTCTAGAATGCGCTGTTTCTTAAAGGGGCCCAAGTATGCTTtgtttccctctcctgtagtgtgctataggtttgtgtgcatgtaaatggtctgcgaaggctaaaatcccaaagttccctcccgaggaagtttctctcccacaccccCCTggactgaaacgcctccattggactcctttgtttacatcTGTAAATTAATAACATCAATAGCCAACACCTGTGCTTCTATTGGTTAGCGTCCTCCAACACATTCTACGTGAAAGTGATGCCCCGGGCCTTagcctaagtggttgaccaatcacaacagagccggccagctaaccaatcagagcagactgggctctggtttcagacagagggtgaaaagaggtgctgcagcacaggcagtatgagaaaaataaagcactGAAAGTAAGCATATCCTCCTTAATAATATCATCAGTGTTATCCATCAGTTAGCAACGCTGGTTAAATAAGACAAATAGTATCTGATCTTCCTGCACAACCCTCTTGTACTGCAAAGGGCTGAGATGCGAGTCATGTCATGACGGTGCATCATGAGGGTAGAAGGATCGTTGTGACAGAGTTCACTGCGGCCAGGAGAGCATGCAGTAGGTTATTCcaatgtgatgatgatgatgatgatgatgatgatgatgatgatgatgatgatgatgatgatgatgatgatgatgatgatgatgatgatgatgatgatgatgatgatgatgatgatgctctGCTTGAACAGCCTCACACTATTACACCACCAGCTGCTGGCCCCATTTTGTAACTACCTCGGATTTCAGGATTCATCATCTGTGTTTAAGCAAGGTGTTTTTGTGCACTATTAAGGCAGCtacatgtttttgtttacaGCATCATCATGACTACAACCCTACCTCATACTTTACACGACTCACTGTGTGCGGGAACATGTCGTTTCCTTTTACATGCGGGCTGCCTGTGTATCAGGTGGTCACATCTCCCTCATTTACCTCGTCCCTTTCTGTGAAGTACTTCACATCCAGGCCGCACTCCATGATGACCCCAGACACGTCTCTTCCCAGGATGAGAGGGAACTCCATGCCATTCTGCTTCAAATTCAGAGGGTCTCTCTTCATGGACAGGCTTGAAGCACCATAGCCACCTGACAGGGAGAGTTTCTGATTAGAGACCATTTTGAGAACATTCACTGGAACAACAACACAAAGTTTGAAAGAAAACTTGATGTTGAAATGTTGACCTTTTGGTTGCTTAATGTAACTAACAAGGAAACTAAAAGAAAGTGATTATTCAGTTTGAGCAGCTGCTAACAAATATTTTAAACTGTTGATTATTTTATCAAATTAATTTCAACTAAGAATTATTTTCAATATAAACCTGccgattatatatatatataattggcCATAGGATAATTACGGTTAAGGGCCACAAGTGAAAAACATTGTTGAGATCTGACCAAAGTGAATTTAGTTTTAAAGGATTACAAAAGTGTCCTCTTGGATAATAACAAGTGGAGGTTTGTTTTTGAGTTCGGCTACAGTATCAAAAAAGTCTAGGATTTAGTTTTTGTTACTGaatatgcaaataaaaaaatgtgctTTGGCAGCTAAGACAGATATCAGGTAAGAAAAGCGTCATATTTAGTCATACCTATACTGAACACATGCAAATTAGACAGCAACCAATTAACACCTTCCAATATGCACTGAAGCTGCGCAAACTTTAATTTGTACTGAGCGCCCACAAAACATGCTATTGCATTTGCCCCTCTCTTTGCAGCCCTGCACCAAACCACCACCACCTCCTTACTGCTGATACTAGCTTTGTGGGAGAAGAATGACGGGATGCATGATGCATTTTATCATCATAACCACAGGAAACGTCAACCTCACACTCTGTATCCTCACTTTTAAGTATTGCTTCCAAAAAACGTTACAAACACCATTGTGATTATCCTAACACTTAAAATCTGTTCCCACTGTCACTGCGTCCAGTTTCTgtctgggctgcatttaaatacgcacccctctgcgttgtcgcccatcagctgttgagagttaactaactagaggggcgtggcaccttagctgtgagaactcagcaatcaggcgtccatttaggcagctgtttcttgagcgtcagcggcagcgtcagacagccgaagacattggagtcctgcgggagtaagactgccaaagacattggagtcctgcgggagtcacgagggtggcaaagaggaggcaaatcctactctaatttgagctaagtatcactgatgtcttattcttatttttcttttgtttagctttccagcccctcatgctataatcatgtgtattttctccattcctgttcatgtgtcttctcgcaattatcactggccccgtgtatctcctaatcgctataaccggcccgctctcgtctatcccacgtgctccactgagatccagcacctagtttcaggcggcctgtggaactgccagtcagctgttcctaaggctgacttcatctctggctacgcctccctgcagtctctggatttccttgctctcactgagacgtggattactccatccaacacatccaccccagcagctctctccacagcatattccttctcccatacacccagacccactggcagaggaggtggcactggtctcctgctctctcccaaatggagcttttccctcttcaagctacctaactgcactccttccacctttgaattccatgccgtcacagtaacccatcctatacaactgaccattgttgttctctaccgtccaccaggagccttgggggacttcttggatgaattagatcatctcctctcacacatccctgaaactggccctcccgctgtacttcttggagacttcaacctccagacggggaagatagacgaactaacatctctgttaaccacctttgctttctcactgtctccgtccccaccgactcataaagctggcaatgtccttgatctcatattctcaaggaactgcactacttctaacctctctgtaaacccgctccacacctccgatcacttcttcatttcattctctttacccctttccaaacataacaaactaatctcttctcatcctgcacttgtccgccgtaatctccgttccctctccccctctacctttgcctcctcggtgctctcagccctcccttcctctgactcgttccaactcctgcctccaaactctgctgcagaaactctcctctctactctctcatcctctctggactctctctgtcctctcacatctcggcaggctcgtcagtccccccctgctccctggctaaatgacgcactgcgtgctaatagaaccgtccttagggcagcagagcggaactggtggaaatccaaacaccgtgacgacctcctaacctatcaggctctcctctcctctttctctgcttccatctctcagacaaaaagcactttctttcaagataagatccaatcttcctattccaatcccaaaaaactattttccatcttctccaccctcttggacccccccaaagccccttccccctcctcccttctgtcaagcgactttgttaaccactttgaaaaaaaggtttacgacattcgctcttctttttctgactcacccctactcaccgccggatcacctgagccaccttcaaccggcacactaacctccttttcccctctctctccaagtgaggttcttaccctcattacctctgcccgccctaccacctgtcctctggaccctatcccttcaaacctccttcagactatcgctcctgatattctaccgtttctcacccatttcatcaacacttctctaacttctggtcactttccacacactctcaaggaggcgagagtaaaccctctcctgaagaaacccactctcaacccgtctgatgttataaactacaggcctgtctctctcctcccgttcctgtctaaaacacttgaacgcgctgtctttaaacaactctcctgctatctccatcagaacaaccttctggatccgcaccagtctggtttcaaggcaggtcactccacagaaactgctctcattgctgtcactgaggaactgcacactgctaaagcagcctccctctcctctgtcctcatcctgttggacctgtctgctgcattcgacacggtgaatcatcagatcctccttcgcactctccaagaacttggagtttcaggctctgcactttccctcctcacctcatacctcaaagaccgcacctacagggttacttggagagggtctgagtccgacccttgtcaattaactacaggggtccctcagggctctgttcttggtcctctcctcttctccctgtacacaaactcgctcggatctgtcattagcccgcatggtttttcataccactgctacgctgacgacacccaattaatcctgtcctttccccgctcagagacccaggtcgtcgcacgcatctctgcttgtttagctgacatctctcagtggatgtccgctcatcatctcaagctcaaccttgacaaaactgaagtgcttttccttccgggaaaagattgtccctctcttgacctaactatcaacatcggcccctctgttgtttccccgactcagactgcaaggaatctgggtgttatcctagataacaacctgtcgtttactgcaaacatcgctgctacaacccactgctgcagatacacgcttttcaacatcaggaagatacgcccacagctgacccagaaatcgacgcaggttctggtccaggctctcgtcacctcacgcctagactactgcaactccctcctggctggtctacctgcatgtgccatccgacctctgcagctcatccagaatgcagcggctcgtctggtc
The sequence above is drawn from the Pseudochaenichthys georgianus chromosome 22, fPseGeo1.2, whole genome shotgun sequence genome and encodes:
- the rtn4ip1 gene encoding reticulon-4-interacting protein 1 homolog, mitochondrial isoform X3, yielding MSYVRHLMYSRWLFHCSTSPSVNTSVCWHGRQKRLFSTTKRRMTIMPAWVIDKYGGNDVLRFTKNASFPVITYPNEVIIKVNAAGLNPIDVGMRGGYGASSLSMKRDPLNLKQNGMEFPLILGRDVSGVIMECGLDVKYFTERDEVWAAIPPWKQGSLAEFVVLSANEISRKPKLLSHREAAAIPYVAATSWSALVNTGGLSKDNCAKKRILILGGSGGVGTFAIQMLKAWGAHVTVTCSQNAERFVRDLGADHVVDYTSGPVEKPLGELEKFDLILDNVGAETERWALTLLKPWSGAKYVTLVTPFLQNTDLLGIADGMMQNAATVATKALKPC
- the rtn4ip1 gene encoding reticulon-4-interacting protein 1 homolog, mitochondrial isoform X2; the encoded protein is MSYVRHLMYSRWLFHCSTSPSVNTSVCWHGRQKRLFSTTKRRMTIMPAWVIDKYGGNDVLRFTKNASFPVITYPNEVIIKVNAAGLNPIDVGMRGGYGASSLSMKRDPLNLKQNGMEFPLILGRDVSGVIMECGLDVKYFTERDEVWAAIPPWKQGSLAEFVVLSANEISRKPKLLSHREAAAIPYVAATSWSALVNTGGLSKDNCAKKRILILGGSGGVGTFAIQMLKAWGAHVTVTCSQNAERFVRDLGADHVVDYTSGPVEKPLGELEKFDLILDNVGAETERWALTLLKPWSGAKYVTLVTPFLQNTDLLGIADGMMQNAATVATKALKHLVKGVHYRWGFFAPSGPALDEISEMVDAGQIRAVVEETFSFSQVPHAFEKMEKGHARGKTVVQISEEDDYS
- the rtn4ip1 gene encoding reticulon-4-interacting protein 1 homolog, mitochondrial isoform X1 gives rise to the protein MSYVRHLMYSRWLFHCSTSPSVNTSVCWHGRQKRLFSTTKRRMTIMPAWVIDKYGGNDVLRFTKNASFPVITYPNEVIIKVNAAGLNPIDVGMRGGYGASSLSMKRDPLNLKQNGMEFPLILGRDVSGVIMECGLDVKYFTERDEVWAAIPPWKQGSLAEFVVLSANEISRKPKLLSHREAAAIPYVAATSWSALVNTGGLSKDNCAKKRILILGGSGGVGTFAIQMLKAWGAHVTVTCSQNAERFVRDLGADHVVDYTSGPVEKPLGELEKFDLILDNVGAETERWALTLLKPWSGAKYVTLVTPFLQNTDLLGIADGMMQNAATVATKALKHLVKGVHYRWGFFAPSGPALDEISEMVDAGQSITVTVTAFTQQQDIRPLPSSLQIRAVVEETFSFSQVPHAFEKMEKGHARGKTVVQISEEDDYS